ATCATGGCAACGTTCTTACAGTGAATTTTGTAATCGCCTGCTCAGACATAAACTGTGACTAAAACAGATGCTTGTTCATTGCAGACTGCTGCTGGTTCTTCTTTGTGGTTGATTGACTTTGGTCACTGTATTGTTGTATGGAGGGACAGTTAGGTGGGGAGGATGAAACCTATTGGTTAACACAATCCATATGAAGTCTGGCTATTACTTGTCGCATCTCATCTAGGGGCTTGTTTTAAGCCTCACCAGTAAAGGAGGCAGCCTTTGAGTCCAGTGTGCAATATCTTCGCTActtttgtgtctgttgtgtctaCCTCAGATGACCTGCACATTAGGATTGGgtggtattaaggtataccggcggggcacacaggtagtgatggtatcatttttaatactgtcaataaaaaaatgcaatgtacttatatagaagataaggatcaaatattaaacatattttatttgatgccttgtgtggttgaatcttcagtttcacttcagtagtataatatattttacttttggaggagagagagagagagagtgctatAGTTGCACCTGTGACCcttggaagaacactgctgcgcttTAGAGGACAAGCCATAGCTGAGatggtatttagtttctgaaTGGTGTAGGCAcgagccaacagtttggtgccgcTGTCTGAGCGGGACCGGCaggtttttagtttttttttttttgccatgcgtaacttctaacataaatactgcacaatgctgcgctcttaacatggtaaaattacaaaagcgcatcgggacgggctcataccagtttaataccgcggtgtgctgccagGGGGGTGCACGGTGCACGACATGGTATTCCTGTACACcagggtaaaatgtggaggccgtttgacgGTGTCCAAATTTGCATACCACCCAACCCTACTGCACATACTTCTTTGTTGCATTTGGGCATATGATTCATCACAAGGTTTTAGGCTTAAGTTACAGCCACCTTAGCAATTGTGAGTTTTGACACCATTGTCACTTTCAGGTCATGATCAGTTGCCTCCCTGTCTTGTGGATGCCGGTTGTCAATGCAGGTCTCCCGTAACTGCCCCTCTGAAAAGAACAGTAATCAATCTGTCTAAAGGGAAGAAGGCTCTGAGATGGGGGTTAGGGGCAGCTGACTCACAGCCTGGGTTGATCCTGTCAACAAGGggaccttttaaaaaaaacatgtggtcTGAACAGGACTATTAAAAAGGCTCCATTTAGTGATATCAAACTTGTGAAAATTAAGTCATCACAGCTCTCATCTTAATCACTTTTTAATCCCTTACTTCTACTTAGTTGGGAATTGATATGTTGCTGACAGTTTAAAGAATTGTGGCTTGCATGCTGTGGATGGTAAGTTCACATCTCACTTTAGTCAGACTGCACATACATTTTAACCTGTGTTCGTCTGAACAATCTAAATGTTGCGCACACAGAATAAAAAGCCTGGAtgctgtcagggtttgagtgctGCATAGTGTCTTTTATGTATGTGTTTTCCCcataatgtgcacacacagtagTATGTTTCAGGAGTCGGATTATGTGTGAtgcatatttgtattttgtttcatCAAAATGGCCAGGATGAGTAGATTTATACTAAATCAGAGTAATGAGATTAATGTGAAGTATGTGTTCATTCTACTAACATGGGAGTTTCTTGACACAGAAGGGAGTAGCATCACTATCTTATTGCACAGTATTATGCAGCTGGAGGCTTAATAGGAATTGGATGCTGTCTACTCAGCTGATGTTTATGTCCTTGAATACAATGCTTGATAACATGCAGTGTGAGGTCATATAAATtaagaatttttttttgaaaagttGGTTTGTAATGACACAGATGTGGTTTAAGAATACAAAATACAGCCAGTGAGTCACATGTCAAAATTCTTGTGTCCTCTGGTGTTTCTAAACTAAAAGTGctgtcttttttatttctagCATCACTTGAGACTCAGCAAAGATGGCAGACATTGACAAGTAAGTATACCCTATGCAACCAGTGACATGTCCGTATCCATTACCTTGGATCAGGCACTTTGCTTTAACATGGAGTGACACCTCTGATTTGGGTGTGATTAGTAGTAGAGCACACTCTCCCCACACCAGCCTGAGTAGAAACCATTTCTCACTAATGCTAGTGCTCTTTGGGATGCCATGTCAGTGCTGGGGTTGCATTGACTCCTCACAATACTTGAGTGATGGACCATAATGTTGGTCCATAAGGAGTGACGCTCCATTGGCCTTCACACAACACAGGGATAGtgctccctctcctccaccGTTAACCATTGATGTTCACCTtgtgctgcagactgacagGAGGATGAGAGGTAGTGCTGGTGAAGCTGTGTCATGTTCAGTATTGAGCTCTCTAGTGCTGAGTCTTGAAGTAGGGTATTGTTTCATTGCTTGGAACGGCATCAAAGgttaaaaaagagaaactcCAGTGTTGATTACTGCAGGAGTTTTAAGACTAATACAACATTTAATTATGTAAATAGAATATTATCATGCAAGGCAACACTAGCAACCCTCGCTTCCACCAATCTTTTTTTCATAGTCCAGTAGATAGGTGGCCACTGAAGCAGCTGGTATGGTGGCAAAGGTTGGAGGTAGCCTCAGCCTAAACATGCCTGCTTTGTTTGGTAGccagtgatgatcctgtgtgcCAATTTATCTGCTTTATGTCCATTTTGACTGACCTTCCTTCTTCCATCCACCCTCTCTTGTGTTCATGAGCAGCAAAgaccaggctgagatggacCCGGCAGATATGGAGGACGTGGAGgaagtggaagaggaggagacgggGGAAGATGAAAACAGCAAAGGTCAGCTAGAAATACCCACAGAAGTTCTTGAAAACCTGTCTTAAAATGCAAACTTATGTGTTAATATGAATTTGTGCAATGGAGAATAGAGAAATGATATGAACTGTGTCTCTGCCTTGCGTTTAAACTGAGACATGATTCTAAATTATAGTTAAGAGCTGGGAGGGACTAATCCGTTTTATTTTGGGATCTCGTTGCTGTTTATGCTTCCTTTGATGCTCGATTAATGAGTCAGACGGTTCCTCATATTGGCCTACTCTCGGCTCATTGCGGACAGATATAGATGGCTGTTTGGCCTTGTCTTTTTATAGCAAGTTTGAGCAGTCTTTTAAAAACCAGACTTGAAGGAAGGCTCATTCTTGGCTGCCTACAACTGATCTGTCACAGCGACCACACACTCAGGAAAGTTGTACATTATGCCTGGAAGCTGAGGGGGGATTATAAATGCATGAGTAATACACAGTTACAGCTCAGCAGCGTAAACTGTTAAGAAACCTGAAATATCACACATTAAAGTGCTGTTCCACTGTTAAAGAGAATAAGGGTACAATTACATGCTGTACCTACAGCCAGTATTGATGGacaatattgttttttaagAAAACACTCTGTCCTCACTTTCTCTCAAAGCCTTGTTATGCACTTAAGTACTTCATGAGCATGCCTAATGTGATATTTCATTAAAATCTCTCATAAGTGCCAAAACTAAAGCCAAATTTTATAACCACCTTTCAATTCTACGGGGGTTCACGGAAGATGAATTGTAGGTTAAAGCTCCATACATGCTCCatacatactccacgagaacagagaaatctgtcgtccgcgaggtggcaagaacaagaataAAAATCTTTTTGGaccggacttttcatactttaTGAGAAACGTGCCTGCCTTGATGCAAGCTGTGAGAGCTACAGAACAAGCACTCGGAGCACAACGTGATGGCATGTTCTTGCCCTGAGccctgttctcgtggagtatgtaacagccTTAAGTCAGGTTTCTTTAAACCTGAATGAATGTATTGTagacatttttatctttttttttgtagtttcaTTGATTTATCCACTGAAGAAGCACTCTGTATCAAAGCACCTGGCCAACAGCTTGTGCTGTGTAAATTCAGCTGAATTTATTTGACTGTCCAGAATCTTGCACCGCTGACCTATTTTAGCCTACAAGTAAAATGCCCAGTATGTGTCAACAGAGGAAAGGTGACTTCCAATCTCTTTAATCTTCTCACCTGCCAGCAGTGATCTGACTGAGCTTTGATTGGTGCAAGCAATGTGTCGGACACTTGGATTTTATCATCTGTCAGGATTCACAAAGGGAGAGCCCCCTTTTTGCTGACTGATATCtttttgctgtgttgtgttgtttgttgtgtgcagATTGCAGGAAGAATCCTGATGACTAGAACTGGTATAAACAGTGTTAAAGTGCAGATGTTGATTCTCATCTCAAACTGTTTTTTATCCTGTGAGCAGTTCTGTTGATTGTCATTGTCTTTATATAATTTTGACTGTATTATGTTTCCATGCCCAGCTCGTCAGCTGACTGTACAGATGATGCAGAATCCACAGATCCTTGCTGCGTTGCAGGAGAGGCTGGACGGTCTGAACGGGTCACCATCAGGGTACATGGAGAGGTGAGAGATGCAGTGTTTTGTTCCTGGTATCTCTGTTCAGTGCTTCTTTCAGGACATGTAAAGCATCTTGGAACATTTTgcattattataaataaaactcAATGTGTGCAGAATCAAGTCTGAAGAGATTGACTGAATTAATGTGAAAATTGTGAAATTTAACCAGGGAATTTCTGGCTGTTAAGTGCAGTTGCTGTAAGCCAACTTGTAACCACTTTTTTAATCACATGTGTGGCTGTTATCTGTAGTTCATCTGCATACCTGCATTTTAATACACATTGTTAGCAGCAAAAGATGATTTCAAAGGTGACAATGAAGTCAACAATCTACATGTAACCTGACACTAAATGGCCAAAATCATACAAAGCTACATCTACTGAGTAGAATTGTTAATATGTTAGGTCAATTATTAACCATATTGGTAGCAGTGAAGAAATGGGTGATGTTGGCACAGCTTCACAGGCACATTAGTTAGTGTGGAAGAGATTAACATGCCTGCAGCCTGTTTGGTACATGACCATGTAGAGCTTGATTAGTTGAGGAAAATAAAATTGAGGTCAGCACAGGCAACCTGAGAGAAGCCTGAAGCCTGTATATGCACTGTTTCAAGGACATTGTCCCACAGATACCAGCCAGTGTCTCATTTTATGTGTTAGATACAACCTGCATTGGGCACACACCTGGTGGGGTTTGCAGACTGTCCTGCAACctcaaatacaaaatgaaatgGTAACATTTCAAAGGGCTTGTGTATGAATATTGAAATGCATAAACAAAAGATCTAGCATagttctttttttccatttgcctATGagcatctgttattctttacaaaactgcagtgcTAAGCCTTTACAATGGAAAATGTAGTGTGACATCCTGGTAAAAGAAGCACCCATAGGTCTCTGGAGGTAGCTTGTTATGTGCTCTAATATTGTGAAGGCTAGTTGAGTGGATAACTTCTTGAATTATGAAGTATTTTTGACAGCTGTATTTAATTTGGGTCGCATGTGTCAGAAATCTTTATCACACCCATTGTGATCCAAAGTTGAAATGAGAACATACACGAAGGATTAGCACCTCTCTTATTGTTTATTAGTTTTTCTTACAAACGCAATGAATGGGCCTAAGAGCAGATGTACAGTCGGTGATATCAGCCTCTGAGACGCTATGtgaatgcagctgtgtgtcttgGCTGCATGGCTGTGCCACCCACTGCTGCTCTCCTCAGCACAACCATCAGCAAGCAGCTCTTTGATCAACATGTCAAGTGTTTGGCAGTCACCAACAAACTCACCAGTTACATCCCAGCACTTGGGACCAAACATGCATTCCCTTGCCAGGATAGTGCAGACATTCTAATTTACCATACTGCAGAGAAAGCAACCTCTACAGCTTTCAGTGCGTGGTGACAGTGCTTATAAGATCAGATCCTTAAGTAGTGATTAAGATGTTTAAGTGATAGTGTGTGGTCAGGTTAAAGTCCATTTAGTTTGAATGGCCAGTATAGGCAGAACAGCACAAAGATGGGTAGTTTGAAATGCTAGCAGTGGAAGAAATCTGACATTCAAACATTGAAAGCACTAGCTAAAATAACAGACATAAGGCTGGTTTGTTGTTCTACTGCAGGCACTGAAGGGAGAATAAACATGTGCTTCACAGTGATCCAGGAAAAACGACTGGGGCTCAGAACTGAATTGTTAaacctctctttccctcttggTTTAACTATGAGCTCCAACAAAAGATGGCCTCTTATTACAGCACCAATGAAGTTTAAATGTATTTGGTTTTATGTCACCTCATCAGTGAGTCCAAAGATACACTGCAATGGAAACAAAAGGTAAAAGGGTCAATTAGGGGCTCTTCCTATAAAAGTTCACATCACCTTGGCCTGGGGTAAACGGTGTGTTTACCgcttatttaaatgtttagttccttgttttattaaaatgcaTAATTTGTAATACCTCCTGATTGATGCAACATTAAGGAACCGACTGCATCATCCACACCATGAACCAGGCAATGAATTCTGCAAAATCGGTATACGGATGAGACATGATTTCTTTACTCACCCGTTAAATACAGCAAATCTCATTAAAAGCTTTTCTTGGCGTAGTTTCAGTTTGTTTCAAGTGTGTGCTTGGAAGGCCACCCTGACTTACTGGAGATCCCCTTGGGAGAGTGCTGCCCTGCAGTGTGTAGCTATTCTCTGAGACTCTCGGCAGATTAACTTCTGAGGCAGGGTCCTCTCTGGTGCCATCGGTTCCCTGTTAAGCACATTTTGTCCTGTGGTTTTAAATTTAGGATTTGttttggggggaggggggttcCACTCGTTTCAGGATTGTCCTCACATGATTTATTCATGTCTGTCTTCCCACAGTTTACCAAAGGTTGTGAAAAGACGTGTAAACGCCCTAAAGAACCTTCAGGTCAAATGTGCCCACATTGAGGCCAAGTTCTACGAAGAAGTACATGAACTGGAGAGAAAGTATGCAGCCCTCTACCAGCCCCTCTTCGACAAAGTACGTCTCCTTTTCTTCATTGTGCCTCGATTGTGAATACTCTATTCAATGAATGTACCGTAGTTCTGTATTAATGTTAACTTTAAACATGGATGTAATTCTTGTAAAAAAGCATAATTGTGTTCAGGGATGTCTTAAATTTATACAGtagatgagtgtgtgttctgcttGGCCCGCTTGTATCACAGCCAGTTTCTACTGGAGCATCACCCTTCATGTTATTAGCAAAGATCATTCCTACCATTATGAATACCGTAACTGCAAAAATGGCTGTAGCACCACTCTTTATCTCATACAGATATTCATCCTAACTTTTGTGTTCCTAAGTGACCTCAGGAATTGGAAGCAGCTCAGCAATTGCAGTGATCCACTTTGAGCCCGTCTCCAACAGATTATTTAGGTGTTTCGCACTATGCAATTGTAACTGTCTGTCTTCATCATAGACCATGAGAAGGAGAATAGCTGTTCGAGAGAGAGACTATAAAAGAGCTTTCAGCGCCACTTTGAGAGAGTTGTTTTAATGGGCTTCAGATGCTAGCAATTGTTAATCGGTTGATATCTGTGGATAAAATGACCCTGGGAACACCTAGCACATCCACTGTATTTGGAACAAGTACCATGGCAATGCCCAGTGCCAAAGAGACTgaatgacaaaaggcgtcactcggtgcgtcgtagcgtataaggTGTGCAAAGTCTGGCCGTCggatttaatatggcccgcggcttctgtcttaaaatgtgtcaaatcaacaggtatttattatttttaacttattgtgtaacatttacacgatgttctgagcagaccactgtCAGCTCGAAGTCTGCGTCACCATGGTGCgtcgcggtgctgcagggcttggacgctggttacagcaacccAGAGAGCTctaaagctgcacaacaccggttcagcacttcgacacaattcaccatgagactaaacatgcttacatATACAACGTggcgtttttttaaaaaacactgcagctgtttgtgcacagcggcccgatgcgcacacaaacacacatgcagacacatgtgcgcacatacaggtgagcccactcccaccagcaggtagagtgcgtgtttggctctgttgctcatgatttgctagttggtttgacttaactccattgactatgctcagataagccatggtaataggcctaccactactcataataatattatcaacaataatattaatatcaacagtaacaataataatagtgttgatgattgggggcctttccagtgttaaatgttctttagaaattaaagtttattgatctttgaaagggtgtacttgcattatatgtcgttatcattctattagttgaacatggtctcaaaatgACTatcttatcgcaataatttctttTGGCAATTAATTGCCCAGAAAAATTTGTTTTTTGCCTAAATATAACCTTTTCTAAACATGCAGTGAGTGATCTTTTAGGTTGAACAGCACTTGTGCATTGATGACTTGGCACTCTACAGTACTTTCACACTTTATGCTGTGCATAGTCACAACATAAAGAACACCTGTCGTTCCCTGTTGACTCATCTACCCGTATTGAGCTTTTTTGGTTGACTTGGATGTTTTCATGGACTCTAATGGAGTGTTGAAAATcatgtttatatataaacagaGTATAGAAATGGCCACGTTCCCAAGAATATCCAGTTTATACTTGTTGAGAATGATCcgtttttatttatatgtacATAAAATAGGTGTCACATGTTTATTCCCACCTGTGTTCTGTTCCTCAGAGAAGCGACATAGTGAAAGCAGCTTATGAGCCCACAGATGAGGAATGTGAATGGAaggcagatgaggaggaagagctgaCAGTAAGTAAGCAGGTACAGGTGACGTATTCACCTGcatgcttcctgtctgtctgaagtTCTTTTCTTTCACATATCTTGCCTTGGCTTGTAGTCCCATCCAGAGCACACTAACCTTCACTTCTTAAATGGAAGCAGATATAGCACGCGATTTAAGCTTTTCATCGCTGTCACTGGTTTCAGCTGTCTGTATTGCAAGTCTTCAGGACAGTTGCTTAAattagtgggttttttttgcatgtttcttTGTCTTGTTAGAGATGTTCTTCTCTTTCATATGCTGTATGGCCTACACGTAAAGGGTGGGTGCTTGAGCAAGCTTTATTTTGAAGAGAAATGTTTCTCTACCAGGATGAGATGAAGGAGAAGGCCAAGttagaggaagagaagaaggatgaagagaaagaagacCCCAAAGGCATCCCAGAGTTTTGGCTAACAGTTTTCAAAAATGTGGATCTGCTCAGTGATATGCTGCAGGTACGTTCATCCAGACAGTTGCTTGAGACAGAAAATGGGTCACAGacagaagctgctcctgctgtgagAAATCAGGATTTGCTTCCACCTGCTGGCCGAAGTGTTTTTAGGCTTTCATCAATTTTAAAGTGGATCCTAAGCGCTATAATTCTGTCTCTTCTTCAGGAACACGATGAACCCATCCTTAAACATTTACAAGATATTAAAGTAAAGTTCTCAGATCCAGGGCAGCCAATGGTAAGTCTGCCTGACACTCATGTTAAATGGCTGAAAAAGGTAATCGTGTTAACTTTGAACCGTCTTTAATTGTAATGTCTTATGTACACCAGAGCTTCACATTAGAGTTCCACTTTGAGCCCAACGACTTCTTCACAAACACAGTGTTGACGAAAACCTACAAGATGAGGTCAGAGCCCGATGAGAGTGACCCCTTCTCCTTCGACGGACCAGAGATCATGTCCTGTACAGGGTGAGTGCAGCCTTCTTACTGTGCTAATTGTAGTGTGTTAATGTAATTTAAGACAATTATGCTTTACAgtggttttcattttttttttaagatagcCGCGTTAGTCCAGGCACCATGACCTGACAAACCCTTTTCCTTCAGTTTTTTCCTATTGGTCTCCGAGTCCTTAATGACCTCATAAGTTAGATTTCAAAGATGTCATTTAgacatgacatttaaaaggCTGCATTCTGACCTCACATCTGCTGCACTTCATGTTTCACATTAGTTGCACGATTGACTGGACAAAGGGCAAGAACGTCACATTGAAAACAATcaagaaaaaacagaagcacaagGGCCGTGGCACAGTCAGGACGGTCACCAAAACGGTCCCCAACGACTCCTTCTTTAACTTCTTTGCCCCCCCAGAAGGTAAAGATGGAAGGACAAGGAAGAAACATTGTTAAgtctatttttatgtttttgaaacAGAAAGATGgtaatttttttcctctttgtccaCAGTTCCAGAAAATGGCGAGTTGGTAAGTTTGTACACCTTAAACACATACTCCTTACCTGTTAATTTGTTAATTAATTTGGTATGGGTCTGCTGAATCAGAATCAGTTCTGGTTACCTTTGTAATTTAAGGGCTAGGATATGAAAGCGCTGGATAAAATAATACCATCTTTTTCCAGGATGAGGACTCGGAGGCAGTTCTGGCTGCGGACTTTGAAATCGGCCATTTCATTCGCGAGCGCATTGTACCTCGGGCCGTGCTCTACTTCACAGGAGAGGCCATAgaggatgacgatgacgatGTGAGTATCTGCATCTAATCAGAACTTTTTTCATTGATGTATGTTTTGACTACCACAGTTTTGATTGTTGAGGCACCCGATCTGGGGGGAAAAAGGCCTTACTGGCAGTACATGTCACCAGATTTTTCCTTATAACCAACCCAGGTTGAATGacaatttaattttaattacacATATATAATATCTGCTAAAAAGTCAAGTGAGATTCTGATGTTATCCTCACTAATCATTTTTCTATTTCTTACAGTAcgatgaagagggagaggaggcagatgATGAGGTAAAAACTTTAGGCTACAGTTAATGTGCAAAAAATCGTGACAGCCTTGAAGATGTACAGTTTCAGTGTTGACTGCAGACTGAAGTAGGCCTGTGCTCTGTGTCCaggaaggtgaggaggaggctgatgAGGAGAATGACCCCGACTATGATCCGAAGGTGAGCTACGCCtcgtaacacacacactaccttcaAAGATCTCTGGTGTCCTGAGAAAGACCTTGCTCAGCAGTTCTCAACTTTGTTGGCTCAGGGTGCTCTTACTGGAGGCCATAGATAGCTGCAGTGATCTCTCAAAGCCTTCCACAGTTCATGAGTCAGTTTTAGTGTTAGTACAGTGAAAATTCATTTCTGTGTCCTCTGAGGGCCCTAAGCTGCTGGTGGAGAACAGCTGCCCTGAAAGATTCAACATACAGAATACATACTGTCAAATGCATCTCATTTTGCACCAGCTTTTGGGTTTGCTTTGGCTTTATTTTGTGGTGATCTTGAACTGGCTTCCAGACCAAGAAGAATTTTTCACTGCTGTACTGTTAACATATGGTCACAAATGGCTCTATAAGTGCTGCATGCTATTTACTAAAATGATAACCAAACACAGATCACTAGTGGAATGATGTGCACATGAAATTCTATATTTAATCTCTGCTTGTAGTACATAAGTTCACATGATTATGCAAGAGACTGGCCATTATAGGGATGTGTTGAAGATGTTGAAGTCTAGTATAGGGCTACAGTCAATATTATGTCTGCTGTTAGCCACATCGGTGCACCCACACAACAGTCTAGATGAAGGCACACTCACAATGAAGTGTGGACCTGCTGATCTATAATGTAATCCCTCTAAGACAAAAGTAATAACGGGTCATCTCCTGTAGAGGGATTCTTCTGCCTTCACTGCCCTCCTGATGGAGTTAATGTAGCCTAAAAACTatgaataaacagcactgaGGTGAAGCTGTGCAAGCACCAATGAGATCACTAGAAATCTCTTAATAGTCCTACCTGCTTGCATTTTACACTCCACACAAAAGCCCTGTAATTTGGCCTAAGTTTAGTGGCGAGTCTTTTTTTTATGAGGTGGAGTAGCTTATTTTTGATACTGCCCCATGTAAACAAGCATGACCTTCGCTGCTTCTTTGCTGAGCAAAAAACGTCTTTGACATTCTGTATTCTGCTAgttctgctttttgttttgtttttcctattCATTAATGTTTCTTCATCTCCAGTCACTTTGGCATCTTTTGTCAGCTACTCTTTAAATTTTTCCTCACCTAGGTTTAAGTGGTGACAGTAGAAAAATAACCCTATCCTGGTAGGTACAGCTCCTGAATTGTCAGCTTACTACCATCACACCCCTCTCATCTGCCCTTTTCAGTTTTGGGTTTGGctttctttctgttcttttcCATCCTTCTTCATCCATCTCTCTGCACCTTCCCCACCCCCACACATgagcaccacctcctcctctgccgcCGTGCTGCACTCTCCCTGGTTTACTAACCCACTGGTTTGATGGTGTTTTGTACTTTAACCTATAAAGAGCTCTGCATTTGCACTTATCATTTCTGTATGTTGAAACTAGTCCAgccctcttgttttttttgttgttttttgttcccACTGTGTTTTGAGTTTGTCGGGGTGAATGGTGTCTGCCATGAATTGAGTTGTTTCTCAAACATCATTGATTCCATTTGTTCTCTGCTTCATCTCCTTGTTCAAATGAGTTTACTTCAGCTCAGTTTTCCCTTGTAGAGCTGCTTTAATGCTAGGATTGCTGCGTTGAagg
This region of Parambassis ranga chromosome 2, fParRan2.1, whole genome shotgun sequence genomic DNA includes:
- the nap1l1 gene encoding nucleosome assembly protein 1-like 1 isoform X3 produces the protein MADIDNKDQAEMDPADMEDVEEVEEEETGEDENSKARQLTVQMMQNPQILAALQERLDGLNGSPSGYMESLPKVVKRRVNALKNLQVKCAHIEAKFYEEVHELERKYAALYQPLFDKRSDIVKAAYEPTDEECEWKADEEEELTVSKQDEMKEKAKLEEEKKDEEKEDPKGIPEFWLTVFKNVDLLSDMLQEHDEPILKHLQDIKVKFSDPGQPMSFTLEFHFEPNDFFTNTVLTKTYKMRSEPDESDPFSFDGPEIMSCTGCTIDWTKGKNVTLKTIKKKQKHKGRGTVRTVTKTVPNDSFFNFFAPPEVPENGELDEDSEAVLAADFEIGHFIRERIVPRAVLYFTGEAIEDDDDDYDEEGEEADDEEGEEEADEENDPDYDPKV
- the nap1l1 gene encoding nucleosome assembly protein 1-like 1 isoform X2 translates to MADIDNKDQAEMDPADMEDVEEVEEEETGEDENSKARQLTVQMMQNPQILAALQERLDGLNGSPSGYMESLPKVVKRRVNALKNLQVKCAHIEAKFYEEVHELERKYAALYQPLFDKRSDIVKAAYEPTDEECEWKADEEEELTDEMKEKAKLEEEKKDEEKEDPKGIPEFWLTVFKNVDLLSDMLQEHDEPILKHLQDIKVKFSDPGQPMSFTLEFHFEPNDFFTNTVLTKTYKMRSEPDESDPFSFDGPEIMSCTGCTIDWTKGKNVTLKTIKKKQKHKGRGTVRTVTKTVPNDSFFNFFAPPEVPENGELDEDSEAVLAADFEIGHFIRERIVPRAVLYFTGEAIEDDDDDYDEEGEEADDEEGEEEADEENDPDYDPKKDAAPPAECKQQ
- the nap1l1 gene encoding nucleosome assembly protein 1-like 1 isoform X1, whose amino-acid sequence is MADIDNKDQAEMDPADMEDVEEVEEEETGEDENSKARQLTVQMMQNPQILAALQERLDGLNGSPSGYMESLPKVVKRRVNALKNLQVKCAHIEAKFYEEVHELERKYAALYQPLFDKRSDIVKAAYEPTDEECEWKADEEEELTVSKQDEMKEKAKLEEEKKDEEKEDPKGIPEFWLTVFKNVDLLSDMLQEHDEPILKHLQDIKVKFSDPGQPMSFTLEFHFEPNDFFTNTVLTKTYKMRSEPDESDPFSFDGPEIMSCTGCTIDWTKGKNVTLKTIKKKQKHKGRGTVRTVTKTVPNDSFFNFFAPPEVPENGELDEDSEAVLAADFEIGHFIRERIVPRAVLYFTGEAIEDDDDDYDEEGEEADDEEGEEEADEENDPDYDPKKDAAPPAECKQQ